The DNA window AGCTCAAAACCGCCCTGGAAGAGGTGCGCGGTCGGTGCCAGGCGGCGAGCAAGGAGTCCAATCAGGCCAACCTCCACGCTCAGGGCACCCGGGAGGTGATGGAAAAACTATCCGCCTCAGCCGGTGAGATTGGCAATGTGGTGGAGCTGATCAACAATATCGCCGACCAGACCAACATGCTCGCCTTGAACGCCTCCATTGAGGCTGCCGGGGCCGGGGAGGCGGGTAAGGGATTTGCGGTGGTGGCCAACGAAGTAAAGGATCTGGCCCGTCAGACCGCCGACGCCACCAAGATGATCCATCAAAAGGCTGAAGAGATTGAACTCAACACCAAAGAAGTGGCCAACGCCAACACCGAGGTGGTCAGCGGCATTGAGCGGATCAACCAGGCCAACCTGGAAATCACCCACTCGGTGGATGAGCAAAACCGCACCATTCAGAACATTGCCGGATCCATGCAGGAAGTTTCCGACGCCTCCCGGGAGGTGACCGGCAACGCCCATGAACTCAACATGGCCGCACAGGATGTCGCGCGATCTGCAGCAGAAGCGGCTTTGGGAACCGGCGAGATCGCCAAATCGGTCTCCGGGGTTGCGGCCATGGCTGAAAGTGTCGCCACCGAAAGCGAAGAGGCTCTCTCCTTCAGCGCCACCATTCTGGCTTCCGCCGAGCAGACCGAAATTTCCTCCTCAGCAGTACAGGAAAAAATGCAGGAGGCCTCTCTCGTCGCCACCCTCATGAGCGGCTCCGCTGCCCATTTCCGCCGCTTGGGCACCGTCTTGCAAAACATGACCAGCGCCCTCTACGCCAGCCAGTCCGAATTGCGGGTCTCCCAACCCCCCTTCAGCATACGTGACACCAAAAATTTCTATCTCCACTGGCAGGGGCTCCTGGAGCAGGCTCTCCATGGTCGAGACAAAATCCCCCCCGAACAGATGCCCGACCCTGAAAAATCCCCACTGGGCATCTGGTGCAACGGCTTCGGCAAAAAACGCTTTGGCAACCGGGCTGACTTCAATCAACTGATCGAAACCCACAAAGCCCTCCACAGCACGGCCAGAGCCATTTTGCAGCAGGTAATGGAGTCTGGCCCTTCTGAAACCTCCAGAGACGATGTGACGCGCTATGAGAAGCTTAGAACCCAACTGTTCAATCTTCTGAATGATCTCTACCTGGAACAGGTCGAAGGCGCTGGCGGTAAACTCTTCATGCCCTGGGACGACTCCCTGCTCACCGGCATCACCGTGGTGGATACGGACCATAAAAAACTGGTCGTGATGGTCAATGAACTCCACGAGGCGATGCTGGCGGGGGATGCCAAGGAGGTGGTGAGCGATATTTTGACCCGACTTGCCACCTATACCGTCGAGCATTTTGGCCGGGAAGAGGAGATGTTCAAACGCTTCGGCTATCCGGAAACCGAAAGTCACCTTAAAGAGCATCAGGCCCTGGTGTCAGAGGTGCAAAGGCTTATTCAACG is part of the Magnetococcales bacterium genome and encodes:
- a CDS encoding bacteriohemerythrin translates to MGQAQKKQLMINLGIAGLTYLVIMGGYVLVAGGSWISLIVGLLAVLAGTGLTTFMNTQKSGGGGGGGELDALAALADGYLTARVSLPEGGGGNRLGQEINRLAESLESLMRRIGLNAGSVTACASELVKIRDLVTIDAHATRLIVETVSEENGKLDQEIKAVKESIQQVAGHIDSISGSATQVSADVNTIAAGAEEASANITTMASAAEEITANISGVTSSLERVDQSVTTVASSIQELKTALEEVRGRCQAASKESNQANLHAQGTREVMEKLSASAGEIGNVVELINNIADQTNMLALNASIEAAGAGEAGKGFAVVANEVKDLARQTADATKMIHQKAEEIELNTKEVANANTEVVSGIERINQANLEITHSVDEQNRTIQNIAGSMQEVSDASREVTGNAHELNMAAQDVARSAAEAALGTGEIAKSVSGVAAMAESVATESEEALSFSATILASAEQTEISSSAVQEKMQEASLVATLMSGSAAHFRRLGTVLQNMTSALYASQSELRVSQPPFSIRDTKNFYLHWQGLLEQALHGRDKIPPEQMPDPEKSPLGIWCNGFGKKRFGNRADFNQLIETHKALHSTARAILQQVMESGPSETSRDDVTRYEKLRTQLFNLLNDLYLEQVEGAGGKLFMPWDDSLLTGITVVDTDHKKLVVMVNELHEAMLAGDAKEVVSDILTRLATYTVEHFGREEEMFKRFGYPETESHLKEHQALVSEVQRLIQRFEDGDFAVPIDLLTTARKWLIQHILGTDMNFGPFLRSKGIN